A genome region from Myroides fluvii includes the following:
- a CDS encoding HD domain-containing protein: MDKSPSLQIEFQHTISRYSTDETLIQSYWLEIKRQYETAGRYYHNLTHLKNILMELNEISAEINDWEVILCSVFYHDIIYDARAQDNEEQSAQLAKARLSKLQLPESKIDLVFNQIIATKKHQKSTDSDTNYFLDADLSILGKDWEQYNSYGQNIRKEYAIYPDDLYNQGRKKALTHFLTLETIFSTPHFQSKYERQARLNLTREINLL, from the coding sequence ATGGATAAGTCTCCTTCTCTTCAAATTGAATTCCAACACACAATAAGTCGATATTCAACAGATGAAACTCTCATACAATCTTATTGGCTTGAAATAAAAAGACAATACGAAACAGCTGGACGTTATTATCACAATTTAACCCATCTCAAGAATATACTCATGGAGCTAAATGAGATAAGCGCCGAAATAAACGATTGGGAAGTAATTCTATGCTCTGTTTTTTATCATGATATCATCTATGACGCCCGTGCTCAAGATAATGAAGAACAAAGCGCCCAACTTGCCAAAGCGCGATTGTCCAAGTTACAACTACCAGAATCAAAAATAGACTTGGTTTTCAATCAAATAATAGCAACCAAAAAACATCAGAAATCTACAGATTCCGACACCAATTACTTTTTGGACGCTGATCTTAGTATTTTGGGGAAAGACTGGGAGCAGTACAATAGTTATGGTCAAAATATCAGAAAAGAATATGCTATTTACCCTGATGATCTATATAACCAAGGTAGAAAAAAAGCACTTACTCATTTTTTAACCTTAGAAACTATATTTAGTACCCCTCATTTCCAATCAAAGTACGAACGTCAAGCGCGACTGAATCTGACAAGAGAGATTAATCTTTTATAA
- a CDS encoding ankyrin repeat domain-containing protein: MQHLDSILQTYEDTALGISAIRKLISLDINATLSEEEAKTYEPFYTGTTALMLASNFGYEALSTALIKAGADVNQVNSRGFTALRGALRSGSLDLIKTLLQAKADPNYVDFLGETPLHYACAQPDPAILSVIIQAGAHLNAQAKDKQTALFLPAYTGRIELIQLLLEAGINPNIKDKNGFTALAWAAQQGQAASIQVLLEGQAAVNVKSKKGITPLMSASIKGDIESVKILLAAGADVTAEEKGGYTALTFAIKNKWDAIIQLLTEEGK, translated from the coding sequence ATGCAACACCTTGACTCTATACTCCAGACCTACGAAGATACAGCACTGGGTATTTCAGCAATAAGAAAACTTATATCGCTTGATATCAATGCTACATTGTCGGAAGAAGAAGCCAAAACATATGAACCTTTTTATACAGGAACGACAGCCTTAATGTTGGCTAGCAATTTTGGTTATGAAGCACTTTCAACTGCGCTTATCAAAGCAGGTGCTGATGTGAATCAGGTGAATAGTCGAGGTTTTACGGCGTTGAGAGGAGCGTTACGCAGTGGTTCCCTTGATCTAATTAAGACGTTACTCCAAGCAAAAGCAGACCCTAATTATGTTGATTTTCTTGGAGAGACTCCCTTACATTATGCCTGTGCACAGCCTGACCCTGCTATTTTGAGTGTAATTATTCAAGCAGGAGCTCATCTCAATGCACAAGCAAAAGACAAACAAACCGCTTTGTTCTTACCTGCCTATACTGGTCGAATCGAACTCATTCAGCTGTTACTTGAGGCGGGAATTAATCCCAACATCAAAGATAAAAACGGATTTACAGCTTTAGCATGGGCGGCACAACAAGGACAAGCAGCAAGTATACAAGTTTTACTTGAGGGACAAGCAGCGGTTAATGTAAAAAGCAAGAAGGGTATAACCCCATTAATGTCCGCCTCCATCAAAGGAGATATCGAAAGCGTTAAAATCCTCCTTGCTGCTGGAGCTGATGTAACAGCGGAAGAAAAAGGGGGCTATACTGCTTTAACCTTTGCGATAAAAAACAAATGGGACGCCATTATTCAATTATTGACAGAAGAAGGGAAATAA
- a CDS encoding helix-turn-helix domain-containing protein: MKAKMKVVQVHQVDKNIPIEFYRIEDTIDLFEFEGHYQYDFYQIYWFTDVLVPHTHEIDFISYPVHPNEIWIVYPGQVHHFDPRYSKGYCLVIDKHYFNSVLFKEAKQKFFTGHNQLKFEVTTAEIQRLEYLHLLIEIEFNTFKRPAVLEQYLQLCIVHLQDLPRTEEPHIALDERLHKLLQLIEEHYITQRKNEFYADQVSLSVKRMNEILLRAIGKTLKQQIQERLLLEAKRLVGYSEDNIQTISNQLNFSEVSYFNRFFKKLTHQTPKAFREQVKKVQE, from the coding sequence ATGAAAGCAAAAATGAAAGTCGTTCAAGTCCATCAAGTGGATAAGAATATTCCTATTGAATTCTACCGCATTGAAGATACGATTGACCTGTTTGAATTTGAGGGGCATTACCAGTACGACTTTTATCAAATCTATTGGTTCACTGACGTTTTAGTGCCGCATACGCATGAAATTGATTTCATTTCTTATCCTGTTCACCCCAATGAAATTTGGATTGTATATCCCGGCCAAGTCCACCATTTTGATCCACGATATAGCAAGGGCTATTGCTTGGTCATTGATAAGCATTATTTTAATAGTGTGCTTTTTAAAGAAGCAAAACAAAAGTTCTTTACGGGGCACAATCAGTTGAAATTTGAAGTTACAACAGCAGAAATCCAACGCTTAGAATATTTACATTTGCTCATCGAGATTGAATTTAATACGTTTAAAAGACCTGCCGTCTTAGAACAATATTTACAGTTGTGTATTGTTCATTTACAAGATTTACCGCGAACAGAAGAACCACATATAGCTTTAGATGAACGCTTACACAAACTATTGCAACTTATTGAAGAGCATTATATCACCCAGCGAAAAAATGAGTTTTATGCCGATCAGGTGTCGCTTTCCGTTAAGCGAATGAACGAAATTTTGTTACGCGCTATCGGCAAGACCCTAAAGCAACAGATTCAAGAGCGATTGTTGTTAGAGGCGAAGCGCTTAGTAGGCTATAGTGAAGACAATATTCAGACGATTTCCAATCAATTGAATTTTTCAGAAGTATCGTATTTCAATCGTTTCTTTAAAAAATTAACGCATCAAACACCCAAAGCGTTTCGCGAACAGGTGAAAAAAGTCCAAGAATAA
- a CDS encoding multidrug effflux MFS transporter translates to MSKLKKKQFVVVFILALLSALEPFSIDLYLPGFLKISQYYQTDLKAVQFSISTFLAGFAVGQLFWGIISDKYGRKWPTIASLLLFIAATMACIYATSIEQFWVARFFQAFAGCAGVVIARAIVNEYFEQDDTMRVFSLLAIIAGVAPIIGPVAGNFLVSHFEWQSTFVTLFILGVISLLLVIFFLPETKVKTAITAQKRNLIQDFKDVLQVKTFLKYTLIGSVTYSILMIYLANAPYLIMEYGQLSSATFSYIFAFNAVGLMAGAWISNSFTRWWSIRQIIFYTTILGLLCSVVFLGFCITQQPIEWLLMPLFFIIFTLGVLFPATTKLALEPFIENSGSASALLGSLQLMLTFIISAMTNLIPLDLLILTGIALFVCHILYLVCYWIKEE, encoded by the coding sequence ATGAGTAAATTAAAGAAAAAACAGTTTGTCGTTGTATTTATATTAGCGCTTTTATCCGCTTTAGAACCTTTTAGCATTGATTTGTATTTACCGGGATTTTTAAAAATATCTCAATACTATCAAACGGATTTAAAGGCTGTTCAGTTTTCCATTTCCACCTTTTTAGCGGGATTTGCTGTAGGACAGTTGTTCTGGGGAATCATATCGGATAAGTATGGTCGTAAATGGCCCACAATCGCCTCGTTGTTGCTTTTTATCGCAGCAACAATGGCGTGTATTTACGCGACTAGTATCGAACAATTTTGGGTGGCTCGTTTCTTTCAAGCCTTTGCAGGTTGTGCAGGTGTGGTGATCGCCCGTGCGATTGTCAATGAGTATTTTGAACAAGACGATACCATGCGTGTATTTTCACTTTTGGCAATTATTGCTGGAGTGGCACCGATCATTGGGCCCGTGGCTGGAAATTTCCTAGTGTCTCATTTTGAATGGCAATCGACCTTTGTAACGCTATTTATTTTAGGTGTGATTTCCTTGCTTTTGGTGATTTTCTTCTTGCCGGAAACCAAAGTAAAGACAGCAATTACCGCCCAAAAACGCAACCTCATCCAAGATTTTAAAGACGTTTTGCAGGTGAAAACCTTTTTGAAATACACCCTCATTGGTAGTGTGACTTACAGTATTTTGATGATTTACTTGGCGAATGCACCTTATTTAATCATGGAATATGGTCAGTTATCTTCTGCAACCTTTAGCTATATCTTTGCGTTTAACGCCGTGGGATTAATGGCTGGGGCGTGGATTTCCAATAGCTTTACCCGTTGGTGGTCCATTCGTCAGATTATCTTCTACACCACAATCCTAGGACTCCTTTGTAGTGTGGTATTCTTGGGATTCTGTATTACCCAACAACCCATCGAATGGCTGTTGATGCCCTTGTTCTTTATCATCTTTACTTTAGGGGTATTATTTCCCGCTACAACCAAATTAGCCTTAGAGCCTTTTATTGAAAATAGCGGATCGGCCTCTGCTTTACTCGGTTCCCTACAGTTGATGTTGACGTTTATAATCTCAGCCATGACCAATCTCATTCCATTAGATTTGCTGATCTTAACGGGAATTGCTTTGTTTGTGTGTCACATCTTGTATTTGGTTTGCTATTGGATTAAAGAAGAATAG
- a CDS encoding MFS transporter, which produces MATTTYIDFRETEKAVKGSVRYKRIKWGIFLIGVSVFAQLYNYQPLLSEITHFFAVTPAESSYLVSASTFGMAIGLLLFAFIADRYPRKDIMLFSLVTSTLLTLSSVFVHEFSLLININFIKGICISGVSAVTLAYLAEEIDAKSIGTAISFYLAGNTFGGMFGRIIAALVSGWFNWQVAVLTIGILALGIAIVFYFLFPESQFFHPQKVKFNKKMRQMQRIFRNKKILAMYVVAICLMGAFVSIYNYLGFKLEAPPYNLPHYIIALIFLMYAFGIFGNLVAGRLSDRYAAKNILLLALSLLLLGLGLMYISNLLVILLGLTLFTVAFFSGHTIASRVVTQLGGKAKSSATALYWFFYYMGSTLIGSSTGFFINNDNWGGFFLALIALASIALLSTYATTRSRTAK; this is translated from the coding sequence ATGGCAACAACCACCTATATTGACTTTAGGGAAACGGAAAAAGCAGTCAAAGGCAGTGTGCGCTACAAGCGAATCAAATGGGGAATCTTTTTAATCGGAGTTTCGGTGTTCGCACAGTTGTATAACTACCAACCACTCTTGTCAGAAATTACGCATTTTTTTGCTGTTACCCCAGCTGAAAGTAGCTATTTGGTTTCAGCCTCTACCTTTGGAATGGCAATAGGGTTGCTTTTATTCGCTTTTATTGCCGATCGTTACCCCCGTAAGGATATTATGTTATTTTCGTTGGTTACTTCAACTTTATTGACGTTGTCCTCTGTTTTTGTTCATGAATTCTCCTTGTTGATTAACATCAATTTTATCAAGGGGATTTGTATATCAGGAGTTTCTGCTGTTACGCTAGCGTATTTGGCGGAAGAAATTGATGCTAAATCCATCGGGACAGCGATTAGTTTTTATCTCGCAGGAAATACTTTTGGAGGTATGTTTGGCCGTATTATTGCCGCCTTAGTCAGCGGATGGTTCAATTGGCAAGTAGCGGTTTTAACCATTGGAATATTGGCTTTGGGTATCGCAATTGTGTTTTATTTTCTCTTTCCTGAATCTCAATTCTTCCATCCACAAAAAGTAAAATTCAACAAGAAAATGCGTCAAATGCAGCGTATTTTTCGAAATAAAAAAATCTTAGCGATGTATGTGGTGGCTATTTGTTTGATGGGAGCTTTTGTCAGTATTTACAACTATTTAGGATTCAAATTAGAAGCGCCACCCTATAATTTACCGCATTATATTATCGCCTTGATTTTCCTGATGTATGCCTTTGGAATTTTCGGCAATTTAGTAGCGGGTCGACTATCGGATCGCTATGCCGCAAAAAACATCCTCTTATTGGCGTTGAGTTTATTGCTCTTGGGACTGGGCTTGATGTATATATCGAATTTGCTAGTCATCCTATTGGGATTGACCCTTTTTACGGTGGCTTTCTTCAGCGGACATACCATTGCGAGTAGAGTGGTAACCCAATTAGGGGGAAAAGCCAAGAGTTCAGCTACTGCTTTGTATTGGTTTTTCTACTATATGGGGTCTACGTTAATCGGAAGTTCAACGGGATTTTTTATTAACAACGACAATTGGGGAGGATTTTTTCTTGCCCTTATCGCCTTAGCTTCTATTGCCTTGCTATCTACTTATGCTACAACGAGAAGTAGAACCGCTAAATAA
- a CDS encoding LysR substrate-binding domain-containing protein, with translation MELRQLKYFLKAKELLNFTEAARELFITQSTLSQQIKQLEEELGIPLFDRIGKRVSITEAGELFATYAEKSIQASNDGKLILDDLKQVNTGTLSIGLTWGLKSIVINSFKNFIAQFPHIKLQVTFGTTTELIDALLKQEIDFALTFYEGKHSEELIHEPIMFSDMAVIVAETSALAKKESINFKEVEQLTLALPVKGFSTRDFLDRQFEKHKIRPNIIVEVNYTATIIDLVRTGAFETILTLATVHGEKDLCAIPIRGTNMKREAVTLRLKDSYQKKAAIYFIDLLKTENKEEYNQL, from the coding sequence ATGGAACTAAGGCAACTCAAATATTTTTTAAAAGCAAAAGAACTGCTCAATTTTACAGAAGCAGCAAGAGAATTATTCATCACACAAAGTACTTTATCACAGCAGATTAAACAATTAGAAGAAGAATTGGGTATTCCCTTATTTGATCGAATAGGCAAACGGGTGTCCATCACAGAAGCAGGTGAACTCTTTGCAACCTATGCAGAAAAAAGCATCCAAGCCTCAAATGATGGGAAATTGATTTTGGATGATTTAAAACAGGTCAACACGGGTACATTGAGTATTGGATTGACTTGGGGATTAAAATCCATTGTCATTAATTCGTTTAAAAATTTCATTGCGCAATTCCCTCACATAAAACTACAGGTCACTTTTGGTACAACTACTGAACTCATTGATGCTTTACTAAAGCAGGAGATTGATTTTGCTTTAACTTTTTATGAGGGGAAACACAGTGAGGAATTAATTCACGAGCCTATTATGTTTTCAGATATGGCGGTTATTGTAGCAGAGACGAGTGCTTTGGCGAAAAAGGAAAGTATCAACTTCAAAGAAGTAGAACAATTGACTTTAGCACTTCCTGTCAAAGGATTTAGTACCCGTGATTTCCTCGACAGGCAATTTGAAAAACACAAAATACGCCCCAATATTATTGTAGAGGTGAATTATACAGCAACCATTATCGACTTAGTGCGTACGGGTGCTTTTGAAACCATCTTAACCTTAGCCACGGTTCACGGAGAAAAAGACTTATGTGCCATTCCCATCCGAGGAACAAATATGAAACGAGAAGCGGTTACCTTGCGTTTAAAAGATAGTTATCAGAAAAAAGCAGCAATTTATTTTATTGATTTATTGAAAACGGAAAATAAGGAGGAGTATAATCAGTTGTGA
- a CDS encoding solute carrier family 23 protein, giving the protein MNESIDQKIVLAIDEKPKVGQWLLLSIQHLFAMFGATVLVPTLTGMDPAIALISSGIGTLVFIAITRGKVPSYLGSSFAFINPIIAIKAMEQVTTNEVPVGSFLVGSFLVGVVYALVALLIAKAGTNWLMKLLPPIVVGPVIMVIGLGLASTAVGMVTNNPTGAYDITYVTIGLVTLAVTIIAAIFTKGFLSVIPILVGIIGGYLFSASMGVVNFTPVMEASWFQVPNFTIPFVDYTPTVTLYVVFVMLPVAIVPIAEHIGHQLVLSKVVNKDLINDPGLDRSMLGDGVATMLASLIGGPPNTTYGENIGVLAITRAFSIYVFIGAACFAILFGFCGKITALLGTIPSPVMGGVSILLFGIIASSGLRMLVENKVDFKIKRNLIISSVILIIGIGGAAVHIGDLMSIEGMALASIIGIILNIVLPGRKEITFDDMFKE; this is encoded by the coding sequence ATGAACGAAAGTATAGATCAAAAAATTGTATTGGCCATTGATGAAAAACCCAAAGTAGGACAGTGGTTGTTGTTGAGTATTCAACATCTATTTGCCATGTTTGGAGCAACAGTACTGGTTCCTACACTTACGGGAATGGATCCGGCCATAGCGTTGATATCAAGTGGTATAGGTACACTCGTTTTTATTGCTATTACGAGAGGTAAAGTCCCTTCGTATTTAGGATCTTCTTTCGCTTTTATCAATCCCATTATTGCAATTAAAGCGATGGAGCAAGTCACAACCAATGAAGTACCTGTTGGCAGTTTCTTAGTAGGAAGCTTTTTAGTGGGGGTGGTTTATGCTTTAGTTGCCCTTTTAATTGCTAAAGCGGGAACCAATTGGTTGATGAAATTATTGCCTCCTATTGTAGTAGGCCCTGTAATTATGGTAATCGGATTGGGCTTGGCAAGTACGGCTGTGGGAATGGTGACGAATAATCCCACAGGAGCATACGATATTACGTATGTGACCATTGGGTTAGTGACCTTGGCTGTTACAATTATTGCCGCCATTTTTACCAAAGGCTTTTTGAGTGTGATCCCCATTTTGGTCGGAATTATAGGTGGTTATTTGTTTTCTGCTTCTATGGGAGTGGTGAATTTCACCCCTGTGATGGAAGCTTCTTGGTTTCAAGTACCCAACTTTACGATTCCCTTTGTAGATTATACTCCAACAGTAACCTTATATGTTGTTTTTGTTATGCTACCCGTAGCGATTGTACCTATTGCTGAACATATCGGACATCAATTGGTGCTGAGTAAGGTAGTGAATAAAGATTTAATTAACGATCCAGGATTAGATCGTTCTATGCTAGGCGATGGAGTAGCTACGATGCTTGCCTCTTTGATTGGAGGTCCACCTAACACAACCTATGGAGAAAATATTGGCGTGTTAGCCATTACACGCGCCTTTAGTATCTACGTATTTATTGGAGCAGCCTGTTTTGCCATCTTATTTGGGTTTTGTGGCAAAATAACCGCGCTTTTAGGAACCATTCCTTCACCCGTTATGGGAGGAGTTTCGATTTTGTTGTTCGGAATTATTGCCTCCAGTGGGCTGCGTATGTTAGTAGAAAACAAAGTCGATTTTAAAATAAAACGCAATTTAATTATCTCTTCTGTAATTTTAATTATAGGAATAGGCGGTGCTGCGGTTCATATTGGTGATTTAATGTCTATTGAAGGCATGGCATTGGCTTCCATTATCGGTATAATTTTAAATATTGTATTGCCAGGAAGGAAAGAAATTACCTTTGATGATATGTTTAAAGAATAA
- a CDS encoding aconitate hydratase codes for MAFDIEMIKKVYEKMPDRVAKARELVGRPLTLTEKILYTHLWEGMPSQTFTRGNDYVDFAPDRVACQDATAQMALLQFMHAGKEKVAVPTTVHCDHLIQAKVGAATDLKVAETQSSEVFSFLSSVSNKYGIGFWKPGAGIIHQIVLENYAFPGGLMIGTDSHTVNAGGLGMLAIGVGGADAVDVMSGMAWELKFPKLIGVKLTGKLNGWTAPKDVILKVADILTVKGGTGAIVEYFGEGALSMSCTGKGTICNMGAEIGATTSTFGYDDSMRRYLAATGRQDVVDAADKVAAHLTADAEVYANPEQYFDQVIEINLSELEPHINGPFTPDRGTPVSKMREDAEKNGWPLKVEWGLIGSCTNSSYEDMSRAASIVEQAVKNGITPKAEFGINPGSEQIRYTIERDGIIETFEKMGTKVFTNACGPCIGQWDRAGADKEEKNTIVHSFNRNFSKRADGNPNTHAFVTSPEMVAALAIAGDLGFNPLTDTLINDEGQEVKLLPPTGDELPKRGFDVEDPGYQAPAADGSSVEVIVSPTSSRLQLLEPFTPWNGQNITGAKLLIKAFGKCTTDHISMAGPWLRFRGHLDNISDNMLIGAENAFNHLTNKVKNQLSGAYDAVPAVQRAYKAAGIPSIVVGDQNYGEGSSREHAAMEPRHLGVTAVLVKSFARIHETNLKKQGMLALTFANEADYDKVQEDDTINFLDLTEFAPGKQLHLEFVHADGSKDVIAANHTYNASQVKWFKAGSALNLIAAGK; via the coding sequence ATGGCTTTTGATATTGAAATGATTAAAAAAGTGTATGAAAAGATGCCTGATCGCGTAGCGAAAGCACGTGAATTAGTGGGGCGTCCTTTGACACTTACAGAGAAAATTTTATATACGCACTTGTGGGAAGGAATGCCTTCGCAAACATTTACAAGAGGAAATGACTATGTAGATTTTGCACCAGACCGCGTCGCTTGTCAAGATGCAACGGCACAGATGGCTTTGTTGCAGTTCATGCACGCCGGAAAAGAAAAAGTAGCAGTACCTACTACGGTGCACTGTGATCACTTGATCCAGGCAAAAGTAGGAGCAGCAACCGATTTAAAAGTAGCAGAAACACAATCGTCAGAAGTATTTAGTTTCTTGTCGTCGGTATCAAATAAATATGGCATCGGATTCTGGAAACCAGGAGCGGGTATTATTCACCAAATTGTTTTAGAGAATTACGCTTTCCCAGGAGGTTTGATGATTGGAACAGATTCACATACTGTAAATGCAGGTGGATTGGGAATGTTGGCCATCGGAGTTGGTGGAGCAGATGCCGTGGATGTGATGTCAGGTATGGCGTGGGAGTTGAAATTTCCAAAGCTAATCGGAGTGAAGTTAACGGGTAAATTAAACGGGTGGACTGCACCGAAAGATGTTATCTTAAAAGTAGCGGATATTCTTACGGTAAAAGGAGGAACAGGCGCTATTGTTGAATATTTTGGAGAAGGTGCCTTATCCATGTCTTGTACAGGAAAAGGAACCATCTGTAATATGGGAGCTGAGATTGGCGCAACAACATCTACATTTGGATATGACGATTCCATGCGTCGTTATTTAGCAGCCACAGGACGTCAAGATGTAGTGGATGCTGCAGATAAAGTAGCAGCACATTTAACAGCTGATGCGGAAGTATACGCAAATCCAGAGCAATACTTTGATCAAGTAATCGAAATCAACTTATCGGAATTAGAACCACATATCAACGGTCCATTCACACCAGATAGAGGAACACCTGTATCTAAAATGAGAGAAGATGCAGAGAAAAATGGTTGGCCTTTAAAAGTAGAGTGGGGATTAATCGGATCATGTACCAACTCTTCATACGAAGATATGTCAAGAGCCGCTTCAATCGTAGAACAAGCCGTTAAGAACGGAATTACACCAAAAGCAGAATTCGGAATTAATCCAGGGTCAGAACAAATTCGCTATACCATCGAACGAGATGGTATTATTGAAACCTTTGAGAAAATGGGAACCAAAGTATTTACCAATGCTTGTGGGCCTTGTATTGGACAATGGGATCGTGCGGGAGCGGATAAAGAGGAGAAAAACACCATTGTACACTCGTTCAACCGAAATTTCTCTAAACGTGCCGATGGAAATCCAAATACACACGCCTTCGTAACCTCTCCAGAAATGGTAGCGGCTTTAGCGATTGCAGGTGATTTAGGATTTAATCCTCTTACAGATACCTTAATCAATGACGAAGGACAAGAAGTAAAATTATTACCTCCAACGGGAGATGAATTGCCAAAACGCGGATTTGATGTGGAAGATCCAGGCTATCAAGCGCCAGCAGCAGATGGTTCAAGTGTTGAAGTAATCGTTTCTCCAACCTCAAGTCGCCTTCAATTATTGGAGCCTTTTACCCCATGGAACGGACAAAATATTACAGGAGCAAAACTATTGATTAAAGCCTTTGGAAAATGTACAACCGATCACATCTCTATGGCAGGTCCTTGGTTGCGTTTCCGTGGACACTTAGACAATATATCAGACAATATGTTGATTGGAGCTGAAAATGCATTCAATCACTTAACCAATAAAGTGAAAAACCAACTATCAGGCGCTTACGATGCTGTTCCAGCAGTACAACGTGCGTATAAAGCAGCTGGAATCCCTTCTATTGTAGTGGGAGACCAAAACTACGGAGAAGGATCTTCGCGTGAACATGCAGCAATGGAACCACGTCATTTAGGAGTTACTGCCGTATTGGTGAAATCATTTGCGCGTATTCACGAAACAAACTTGAAAAAACAAGGAATGTTAGCCCTTACGTTTGCCAATGAAGCAGATTACGATAAAGTACAAGAAGACGATACCATCAATTTCTTAGACTTAACTGAATTTGCACCAGGTAAACAATTGCATCTTGAATTCGTTCATGCAGATGGATCTAAAGATGTGATTGCAGCTAATCATACCTACAATGCCAGCCAAGTGAAATGGTTTAAAGCAGGATCTGCCTTGAATCTAATTGCAGCTGGTAAATAG
- a CDS encoding TlpA family protein disulfide reductase has product MFNKGERKRKGWIGNLIFIVILFVLLFTPLGTTLKVWVNQLVAMSPSLEKQEDIEQVSLDGWTLLDEEGRVFDIAQTKGKVVILNFWATWCPPCIAEKPSFQALYDDYKNNVVFLFVTTDDADKVKAFKEKHGYTLPTYFQQDAPPAALYSTSLPASYVIDKKGNIVVKKFRAADWNSSKFRVTLDELIQAK; this is encoded by the coding sequence ATGTTTAATAAAGGAGAAAGAAAGAGAAAAGGATGGATAGGCAATCTGATTTTTATCGTCATTCTTTTCGTGTTGTTATTCACCCCCCTAGGAACAACGTTAAAAGTATGGGTGAATCAATTGGTAGCCATGAGTCCCAGTTTAGAGAAGCAAGAAGATATCGAGCAAGTAAGCTTGGATGGATGGACTTTATTAGATGAAGAGGGACGTGTGTTTGATATAGCACAAACGAAAGGAAAAGTGGTAATTCTCAATTTTTGGGCCACTTGGTGTCCTCCTTGTATTGCAGAGAAACCTAGCTTTCAAGCCTTATATGACGATTATAAAAACAACGTAGTTTTTCTATTTGTAACAACAGATGATGCAGATAAAGTAAAAGCATTTAAAGAAAAACACGGGTATACGTTACCAACCTATTTTCAACAAGATGCTCCACCTGCAGCGTTGTATTCGACTTCCTTACCCGCTTCTTACGTCATTGACAAGAAAGGTAATATTGTAGTGAAGAAATTTAGAGCCGCAGATTGGAATAGCTCCAAGTTTAGAGTGACTTTAGATGAATTGATTCAAGCAAAATAA
- a CDS encoding SatD family protein, with protein sequence MADIIDSRKADQTLLLKEFILAVNYINTKWKKEILSPLTITLGDEFQGILKNMESCYKLVFDLEEFIIVNSLSIKLRYVMNYGHIETPINKKIAYAMLGNGLTQTREALNILKSSSNRFMVLTEKTENATKIINDLFFLYGSYLDSWKLNEYQIISEFLNDKDYKVVADKLDMNRSSTWRRYKSLNIEQYNTTKNLILTLSKIL encoded by the coding sequence ATGGCTGATATCATTGACAGCAGAAAGGCAGATCAGACTTTACTCCTCAAAGAGTTTATACTCGCAGTAAACTATATCAATACTAAATGGAAAAAGGAAATCCTATCTCCATTAACCATAACTTTAGGAGACGAATTTCAAGGCATTCTAAAGAATATGGAATCTTGCTACAAATTGGTATTCGATCTAGAAGAATTTATCATAGTAAATTCCTTAAGTATAAAACTAAGATACGTTATGAATTACGGTCATATCGAAACTCCAATCAATAAAAAGATCGCTTATGCCATGTTAGGTAATGGATTAACTCAAACAAGAGAAGCCCTAAATATCTTAAAATCAAGCTCTAATAGATTTATGGTTCTAACAGAAAAGACGGAAAATGCAACCAAAATAATAAATGATTTATTTTTTCTGTATGGAAGCTACCTCGATTCTTGGAAACTAAATGAATATCAAATTATATCTGAATTCTTAAATGATAAAGACTATAAGGTAGTTGCTGATAAATTAGATATGAATAGATCGAGCACTTGGAGACGATATAAAAGTTTAAACATAGAGCAATACAACACAACAAAGAATCTTATTTTAACCCTAAGCAAAATCTTATGA
- a CDS encoding CDGSH iron-sulfur domain-containing protein, with amino-acid sequence MSKTKLTINNNGSVKVEGDFEIVDKDGNVYGLEGRTVLSICRCGLSQNKPFCDGAHKGHFEHEAVAFNLPPKKV; translated from the coding sequence ATGTCAAAAACAAAACTAACAATTAACAATAACGGATCAGTCAAAGTAGAAGGTGATTTTGAAATTGTAGATAAAGATGGAAATGTATATGGATTAGAAGGTAGAACCGTACTTTCAATCTGTCGTTGTGGACTTTCACAAAATAAACCGTTTTGCGACGGAGCACACAAAGGGCATTTTGAACATGAAGCAGTTGCATTTAATCTTCCTCCGAAGAAGGTATAG